The proteins below are encoded in one region of Xenopus laevis strain J_2021 chromosome 8L, Xenopus_laevis_v10.1, whole genome shotgun sequence:
- the LOC108699264 gene encoding prolactin-releasing peptide receptor-like has protein sequence METMMWDQKLNESVENSTHVFSGLDLLFDLKPLFIPIYALLVTVACLGNCTLILLIAFTKKLHNTTNFLIGNLAAADLVMCIFCVPLTASYAFEIRGWLFGEFMCHFVTLMQAATVCVSVLSLTAIAVDRYVVVVYPIRRRIGCRSCIYIVSLVWLISIGISMPTFFHTHYLDLKSAGHDMIICEEFWRNQEKQRLLYSCSLLLLYYMLPLSAITISYCAIAYHLRKRNVPGATSHNQDRWSKKKQKTFRMLSISVMAFAICWMPLQILNLIRDIDEEFAILDKNYINVIQVTCHLIAMSSACYNPFIYASLHDKFRFHLRNYFFHHKKRANTMSTKNSRHNTCSTLADIPVVLSEKMVLHGRL, from the coding sequence ATGGAGACCATGATGTGGGACCAGAAGCTTAATGAGTCTGTTGAGAATTCAACACATGTTTTTTCAGGCCTTGACCTTCTCTTTGATCTCAAGCCTCTGTTTATTCCAATATACGCCTTGTTGGTGACTGTGGCATGTCTAGGGAACTGCACTCTAATCCTATTAATTGCTTTCACAAAGAAACTTCACAACACCACTAATTTCCTCATTGGAAATCTAGCAGCAGCGGACTTGGTTATGTGCATTTTCTGCGTCCCTCTTACTGCTTCTTATGCCTTTGAGATACGTGGCTGGCTATTTGGGGAATTCATGTGTCACTTTGTCACACTAATGCAGGCTGccactgtctgtgtgtctgtcctcTCTCTGACTGCCATTGCCGTGGACAGATATGTTGTTGTGGTTTACCCAATTAGAAGAAGAATAGGATGCAGGTCATGTATATACATTGTTTCTCTCGTCTGGCTCATTTCCATCGGGATTTCCATGCCAACCTTCTTTCATACCCACTATTTAGATCTGAAGTCTGCTGGGCATGATATGATCATTTGTGAGGAGTTCTGGAGGAATCAGGAGAAGCAGCGTCTACTCTACTCTTGCTCATTGCTTCTCTTGTATTACATGCTCCCACTCTCTGCAATCACCATCTCTTATTGTGCCATTGCCTACCACCTGAGAAAGAGGAATGTGCCCGGGGCCACGTCCCACAACCAAGATAGATGGTCCAAAAAGAAACAGAAGACATTCCGTATGCTCAGCATCTCCGTCATGGCCTTTGCAATCTGCTGGATGCCTCTTCAAATACTCAACCTCATCCGAGATATTGATGAAGAGTTTGCAATTCTAGATAAGAATTATATTAATGTCATTCAGGTGACGTGCCACCTCATTGCTATGAGTTCCGCATGCTACAACCCATTTATCTATGCCTCTCTTCATGACAAATTCCGTTTCCACCTCAGGAACTACTTCTTTCATCACAAGAAAAGAGCGAATACCATGTCCACCAAGAATTCGAGACACAACACCTGCTCAACGTTGGCTGACATTCCGGTGGTTCTCTCGGAGAAGATGGTTTTGCATGGGCGACTGTAA